A window of Blautia argi genomic DNA:
AACTGTTTTATGTAAAATTCGTGAAGGAACTCAGTCAGGTACTAAAATCAGGCTGAGGGGTAAGGGCATTGTTTCCATGAAAAATGCATCTGTCCATGGAGATCAGTATGCAGTTGTGGAAATTCAGGTTCCTCAAAATATCAGCAGAGAAGCAAAGCAGAAATTGAAAGAATTTGAACAGCTATGCCGAAGAAGCAGCGGTTCCGGAAGCGCTGCATAAACAGAATATGCAGCAAAGTTCTATGTTTCAATGCTATCAGGGCTGTCGTAGAAAATTCGCAGTATGCGTTTCTTACGGCAGCCCTGATAGGTGTTTTCATACATTTCCATATTTAATTTCTGAAATCAAAAAAATCTTTTACAGGTACATCAAGGGCATCTGCAATATCAAACAGACTTTCCAGAGAAAGGGAGGTCTTTACCTGCGGGGCTTCGATGTTGCTGATGTGTGTTCTGCTTAACCCTACATTCTGAGCCAGTTCGGATTGCGTCAGTCCCTTTAATTTTCGATAATAAGAGATAGTCAGTCCAAGTTCCCGGAACTGGCGGATTCTTTTTTCATCCATAGTTGTTTTCTCCTTGTCTTACTAGAGTATAGCATTGACAGGAATATTTAAAAACAAACTAAAAACATGCAAAAGCAAACATATAAGTTGCAAAAGATAAATAAAAATTGAAATATGCAGCCTTAAACTGTGGAATCCAGATAAGCGTCTGCCAGAGAACACATCTTTTCCAGACTGAATACGTGTACATGGTTTCCGGAAATGGTTTCAAATCCGCTTACAAAATCGGACTTTGAGAAAAGATAATACCATTGTTCTTCATCAGGGAAAAGGCTGGCATGTTTTTGCAAATCGTACAGGGTGTCGACGTCCAGCCATTCCTCTGTCCAGAAGCAGGCTCCCAGAAGGATTTTATCTCTGGAACAGGCTGCAATGGAGATGTATTCCGTTCGCTTTTTGGTAGGGTGCTGTCCCCACCAGCGACCAATTCTCTGCAGAGAAAAAGGCGCTGTATGCATTTTTTCTTCCAATTCCAGAAATTCCCGGCAGATGTCAGGGAAGGTATCTTTTTCATAATTTTCCAGCAAAGGAACAATTTGTTCTTCAAAAATTTTGTCCCCTTCCCCCATTTCGATCTCTGACAGATAAGGCAGTACACAGGTATACCAGAAGCGGAAAACATGGTCGCAAATCAAATAGAGCGCTCTTCGGCTGCCCTGGTTTTCCGTAACCGGGACAATGCGGCTGACCAGATTTCGGGAAGCCAGAGAAGAGAGCAGGCTTCCGGCTGCGCTGGGAGTCAGCTCTGTGCAGTCGCAAATTTCCTGAAGCTTTCTGGTGCTGTTTCCAATAGATGCCAGGATTGCCCGCATAATGGGAGAGGCAGAATAATATTCTCTTGTGCGGGTTTCTGTAAGGCGATAAAAAATACCATCGGTTCTGAAAAATAATTCTCGGATTTTTTCCTGTACAGAGCAGTCTGCAGGAAAATATTTCAAATAAGCCGGAACACCGCCTGTAATATAGTAGAGTAAAAGTTGCTCTTCCTGCGTCATATTCGGATATAATTTCCGCATTTCAAAGAAGGAAAAGGGGGTCAGAAGGAAGGCGGAAGCCTCTTTTGCGCGTTCCTTTTCATACAGAGCAGCAGGCTTACACAGGAGAACCAGAAGTCGGGATTTGGGGTCTGCCCGCTGCACCAGAGTCTGCAGCATGGAAGGAAAACGTCGATTTCCTGCTGTCCAGTTTGTAAAATCATCTAAAATTAAAACCATAGGTTCATTTACAGAAGCTTTGGAAAGGACTTTGAAAAGATCTGTAAATTTTTTTGCATTTTCACAGGAAGCTCCCAGCCTGCGGATACAAAGTTGTTTGAAAAGAGAAAAGATTTCCTCAAAAGGCAGGGCAGGTGTTTTAAAATACAGTATATTTTTGCCCTGTGAAAACTCCTGCAGCAGCCGTGTTTTTCCCATGCCAGGGTGAGAATAGAGGGAAACTGTCCGGGTAATCTGGGAGGTATATAATTGATTCAAATCAGAAAGCAGTTGACCTTTATCTATAAACATGATTTCTCCTTTTTGTATTACTGGTTTTTCTACTATTTTAGAGTCCGTTTTACAGAAAGTCAAAAGGTTTTGACAGTTTTTTTATAGAAAGTTTAGATTTGATTCGATTTTCTTTAGAAGAAAAAAGAGAGAATTATGGTATAATAACTATATAAGTGCAATTTAAGCTCTATGATAAGCTTTAGAATAACTTTGGCGGAGATACAGTGGTTATGAAATTAAAAACGAGAATTATCATTTCTTTCTTTATTATTGTGCTGGAACCTCTGATTTTTACGGGACTGGCGTTTTGGGCATTTTCTCAATATCAGTTTAAGGCGATTGAAAAACAGTACGGCATTGAAAATCCCACTTATCAGAGTTTATCGAATACGGCAGAGCTTGTGAATAATCTGACAAATGAACAGGCGCAGCTCATACAGCAGGTAGCAGATGTGGAGCCGGAGAGGTTTGAAAATATCCAGTATTTGACAGAGTTGAACAAAGAACTGGAAAGCATGTATTCCTATTTGCTGGTATGTGAGGACAGAAGAATTATTTATTATGGTTGCGAGGATTATCCTTCAGAACTGGTGAAAAAGCTTGCCAAGGTGCCGGAGTTTACCATGGGAACCTCAGACGGTATGTATCTGGGGGGAAAGGTTCAGGCTCTTGTAAAGCGGGTAGATTTCCATACAGATGAGGTGCAGGAGGGAAGCGTATTTATTGTATCCAATATTTTGGAAACTCTTCCTCAGATTGAAGAGCTGTTTCAGAATATGCTGGTGGCTGTGATAATTATTCTTTCTACTACAGCCCTTGGTCTGACCTGGTGGATTTACCGGGGTGTAATTTCTCCTCTGGATAAACTCCGTACAGCAACCAGAAGGATTAAGGAGGGTAATCTGGACTTTTCCATTTCTGCAGAAGGTGTCAGCGAAATTGCAGAGCTTTGTCAGGATTTTGAGGACATGCGCCAGAGATTAAAGGAAAATGCAGAAGAAAAAATAGAGTTTGACCGGGAGAGCAAAGAGCTTATCAGCAACATTTCCCATGATTTAAAGACGCCCATTACCGCGGTCAAGGGGTACGTGGAAGGCATTATGGACGGTGTGGCAAATACGCCGGAGAAAATGGAGCGTTATATTAAAACTATTTACAATAAGGCAAATGAAATGGACAGACTCATAAATGAGCTGACCTTTTATTCAAAAATGGATACAAATAAGATTCCTTATACCTTTAATAAAATCTCTGTTACAGAGTTTTTTGACGACTGTGCAGAGGATTTGAAAATGGAGCTGGATTCCAAAAATGTGGAATTTTCTTATTCCAATTATGTGGAACCAGAGGTGCTGGTTATTGCAGATGCGGAGCAAATAAAGAGGGTAGTCAATAATATTGTAAGCAATTCTCTGAAGTATACAAGTGCAGATAAGACCAGGCGGATTAACCTGCGGGTAAAGGACGTAGGAGATTTTATTCAGGTGGAAATCGAAGACAACGGAAAGGGTATAGCAGCCAAGGATTTGCCGAACATTTTTGACCGCTTTTACCGCACGGATTCCTCCAGGAACTCTTCCAAGGGAGGAAGCGGTATCGGGCTTTCTATTGTAAAGAAAATCATGGAGGATCATGGCGGAAAGGTCTGGGCAACAAGCAAAGAAAATATTGGAACAGTGATGTATTTTGTTCTTAGAAAATATCAGGAGGTACCAGTCAATGAGTAAGATTTTGATTATTGAAGACGAAGAGGCGATTGCAGATTTAGAGAAGGATTATCTGGAATTAAGCGGATTTGAAGTGGAAATTGAAAACAGGGGCGATGTAGGACTGAAAAGGGCTCTGGAAGGGGAATATGACCTGTTTATTCTGGATTTGATGCTTCCGGAGGTAGATGGATTTGAAATCTGCCGGGAAATCCGAAATCAGAAAAATACGCCGATTATTATGGTTTCTGCAAAGAAAGATGATATTGATAAAATCCGCGGACTGGGGCTTGGCGCTGATGATTATATGACAAAGCCTTTCAGCCCCAGCGAACTGGTGGCAAGGGTGAAGGCTCATTTGGCGCGTTATGAAAGACTGATTGGAACCGGCATGCAGGAAAATGATATTATTGAAATTCGCGGTCTGAAGATTGATAAGACAGCAAGAAGAGTCTGGATAAACGGAGAGGAGAAAAATTTTACAACAAAGGAGTTTGACCTTCTGGCCTTTTTGGCGCAGAATCCCAACCGGGTATTTACAAAAGACGAGCTTTTTAAGGAAATCTGGGATATGGAGTCCATCGGAGATATTGCTACCGTGACTGTGCATATTAAAAAGATTCGTGAAAAGATTGAATTTAATACAGCAAAGCCGCAGTATATTGAGACCATCTGGGGTGTGGGATACCGCTTTAAGGTGTGAGAAAACTGTGAGATAGAAAGTTTTGGGGAAAGGCTGCAGCTCTGTTTCTTGTGTGATACAGGAAATGGGGCTGCAGTCTTTTTATGTTAAATCTATGTAAAAAATGTTAAATCTCTGTATAAAATGTTGCAGTATCCGCTTATAAAAGGTATAAAGGTAAGGAAGAGATTAAAAAAACGTAAAAATTGCATGAAGTGCAATGGGAGGAAAAAAGTGAAGATTACAGATTTTTTCAGCCTTTTAGGTGGACTTGCATTATTCCTTTACGGAATGCAGATGATGAGCAACGGGCTTGAGGCCGCTGCAGGAAATAAGATGAAGCAGATTCTGGAAAAGCTTACAGCCAACCGTTTCCTGGGAGTTTTGGTAGGCGCCGGAATCACAGCGGTTATCCAGTCTTCTTCTGCTACTACTGTTATGGTGGTAGGCTTTGTAAATTCAGGTATGATGACCTTAAAGCAGGCAGTGTGGATTATCATGGGTGCCAATATCGGTACAACTATTACCGGTCAGTTGATTGCCCTTGATGTAGGTCAGTTGGCACCTCTTTTTGCTTTTGCAGGTGTGGCTTTGATTGTGTTTGTAAAGAAACAGAAGGTTCATCACTATGGCCTGATTGTAGCCGGACTGGGTATTCTGTTTATTGGTATGGAAATGATGAGTGGTGCGATGATGCCCCTTAGAGAATCTGAGGCTTTCGTTTCTCTTATGACGAAGTTTTCCAATCCGGTACTGGGAATTCTGGCAGGTATGATATTTACAGCAATTATTCAGTCGTCCTCTGCATCTGTAGGTATTCTGCAGGCGCTTGCAGCCAGCGGACTGATTGGACTGCCAAATGCGGTATTTGTGTTGTTTGGACAGAACATTGGTACCTGTATCACAGCGATTCTGGCTGCTATTGGTACAAACAGGAATGCAAAACGTACCACAGTCATTCATTTGCTGTTTAATGTTATTGGAACTACAATTTTTACAATTGTATGTATCCTGACACCGCTGACTTCTCTGGTAGAAAGCTTTACACCAGGAAATGTGTCTGCACAGATTGCAAATATGCATACATTATTTAACATTGTGACAACCTTACTGCTTCTTCCATTTGGAACTTATCTGGCAGATCTTGCTGTTAAGATTCTTCCTGAGAAGAAAGAGGAAATGGAAGGTGTTATGCATATGGAATTCATTCGCCCAATGGAAACCAAGAGAGATACACAGATTGGTCTTTCAGCTATTGCCGTAACAGGTATTAAGAATGAACTTCACCGTATGATTGGTATGGCAAAGGAAAATGTGGACAAGAGTTTTGTATGTGTGAAGGACGGAAAGGCAGGACTTTTAGAAGAAGTCAGAGAGCGAGAGGATTACATTGATTATCTGAACAAAGAGATTTCCAAGTATATTTCCAAGGTACTGGTAAATGAAAGTAACCCTGGAGATTCTCAGTATATCAGTGCCTTGTTTAAGGTCTGTGGAAATGTAGAGAGAATCGGTGACCATGCCATGAACATTTGTGAATACACAAATATGATAGAAAAACAGGGCATTACTTTTTCTGAGGAAGTAAAAGAAGAAATTGACAAAATGCGGGAAGTATGCGGAAAAGCTCTGGAATTTCTGGTTGAGATTGAGGATAACTCAGGAAAGAATATCCAGGCAATTGAGGACTTCGAGCAGAAGATTGATGACATGACAGAGGATTACAGAAAGAAACAGTTGATTCGTATGCAGAAGGGAACCTGCTCAGAAGAGGGCTGTATTATTTACTCTGAAATGCTGACAGACTTTGAACGAATTGGTGACCATATTCTGAACATCGGACAGGAAATGGGTATGGGAAAAGTTGGTGCATAAGGAAAAAGAATGATAAAGAAGAGCGTCGATACCGGAGTGGGTCGGCGTTCTTTTTTTGCCTTTCTTGTACCTGCCTTATTGTACATTTTCAAGTGTGTGTGGTATGATAAAAAACACAAAAGATGAAGGGAGTTTATTATGAGCTATACATGGAGTGATTTATTCTGGATTTTTTACATCTATTCTTTTGCAGGCTGGTGTGCTGGTGTAGTTGCCAATGCCCTCAGAAGAAAGCGCTTTGTAAATACTGGATTTTTGAATCTGCCTCTTTGTCCGGTTTATGGCGTTATTGGGATAGCATACAGTATTTTCCTTCCTGAACTTGTTGGGGAATTGTTTTTCCTGTTTTTAGGAGGAAGTGTCCTGGGGCTTGTTATTGTAGTATGTACAGGTGTGCTTTTAGAGCAGGTATTTCACCGGAAATGGTGGGATTACAGTAAGACCAGATTTCAGTTCCAGGGGTATCTGACCTTGTGGCATCTGTTGCTTTTTGGTATTGGTGCAGTGGTAGGAATCCGTTTTATCAATCCATTTCTGATTCGTCTGGTGCATATGATACCTTATGAGATAGAGCTGGTGCTTATGGCAGTGTTGGGGGCGCTTCTTCTGGCAGATGCGTTGTGCTGTATTGCCACATTATTTCAGCTACACCATGTGGTTGAAACCATGCGGTTCATGGATTATGTACAGGACTTTACTGATGATTTTGGTAATGCACTGACCAGAAGAGTGCAAAAAAGAATGGAAAAGGCTTATCCCAATATTGAGAAGAATGCAGTGCTGCACACGCCTGCAAAGGAGAAAAAAAGTAATATCTTTGCAGAGGGCTGCTGCTTTTATAAGGTAGTGGGACTGTTTTTTATTGGTGCATTTCTGGGAGATATTACAGAAACTATTTTCTGTAGAATTACAGCGGGAAAATGGATGTGCAGGAGCAGCGTGGTATACGGACCCTTCAGCATTGTCTGGGGACTTGGCTGTGCTTTTTTGACTGCTTTTTTATACAAATATAAGGATAAAAGTGACCGTTGGATTTTTCTTTACGGAACGGTTCTCGGTGGCGCATATGAGTATATCTGCAGTGTATTTACAGAGCTGGCTTTCGGTACAGTGTTCTGGGATTACAGTAAAATTCCCTTTAATCTGGGAGGGAGAATCAATCTTTTGTTTTGCTTTTTCTGGGGGATTGCAGCAGTGGTATGGCTGAAAATCCTTTATCCTGTATTTTCCGGCTGGATAGAAAAGCTTCCGCAAAAGGTAGGAAAAATTTTGACCTGGACAGCCATTGTCCTGATGCTGGCAGATATTGTTATCTCTGGTCTGGCATTATACCGTTACAGTGACAGGCAGGTAAATCCCACCCCGGACAATGTGCTGGAAAGCTTTCTGGATTCCCATTTTGATGACGCACGTATGGACAGACGATACCCAAATGCCAAGATCTTAGACTGAGGATAGAGGGAAGATGAGGATAAAAAAGCATGAATAAAGCCAAACAAATACTTTTAAGGGCTCTGTCTGATCCAGAGGCAAGACTGGACGTAGAGAAGTCCAGGAAGCTGATGAATTTAAAAACTCTGGATCCATTAAAGCCTTTTTACAGAACGTTAGATACAAAGTTTTACCGGGAGGGCAGAGAAATTCCTATTCGCATTTATTTTCCGGATACAGAGTCTTATGAGGCTCTGGAAGATATGGAAAAGGGAACCATGGAGGACAATGTTTACCCTGTGATTTTATATATTCATGGCGGCGGATTTGTGACGGAAAGTGTGGATTCCTATAACAGGGTGTGCTGGAATCTGGCAAAGCATACGGGGCATGTGGTGGTTGCCATTGATTATCCTCTGGCGCCGGAATATCGATTCCCAACGCAGATAGAGGATTGTTATGCAGTGGCAAAAGCTGTGTTTGCAGACAGGAGTCTTTTAAATACAGACCCGGATTCTATTACTATTATGGGGGACAGTGCAGGGGGGAATCTGACTGCAGCTCTGTGCCTTATGGCAAGGGACAGGGGAGAGTTTTCTCCTGCCCGTCAGATTCTGATTTATCCCTGTGTGAACAACAATTATGAAGAGCATAACGGTTTTCTTTCTCTTATGGAAAACGGAAAGGATTATCTGCTTACCAGACAGAATATGATGGATTATCTGGAGTATTACCAGTCCTGTAAGGAAGACAGAAAGAATCCGTATTTTGCGCCTCTACTGGCAAAGGATTTTACAAATCTGCCTAAAACTCTGGTGATTACCGGAGAATTTGACCCTTTAAGAGATGAAGGGGAAGCCTTTGCAGAAAAGCTGGCGCAGGGGGGAAATCAGGTGGTTTGTCATAGAATTGCAGATGGTTTCCATGGCTTTTTCCTGCTGGAGCCATTTTATCCAGCAGTGAAAGAAGCTTATGAATATATCAATGAATTTTTGAGAGAAAAGCAGGAAAATACCTGAAAGGAAGGGGGGAGCAGGTATGCCAGGAAGAGAAAGAAAATGGCGTTCGCTGGAGAATCCGGCAAAGATATTTCCGGCTACCAGCGGAAAAAAAGATGAGAGGGTTTTTCGGATTTCCTGTCAGATGAAGGAGGGAATAGACCCGGAAAAGCTGCAGAAGGCTCTGGATTTATGCGTAAAGGACTATGAGCTTTTTCTCTGTGTTTTAAGGGGAGGATTGTTTTGGAATTATCTGGAGGAAACCTATTTAAGACCTGTGGTAAGAGAGGAATACAAGCCACCCTGCAGCCAGCTTTATGTTCGTGATCAGAAAAATCTGCTGTTTGAGGTAACGTATTACAAAAAGCGAATTAATCTGGAAACTTATCACGCGCTCACAGACGGAACAGGGGCTTTGCAGTTTCTGAAATCTCTGCTTTATTATTATCTGAAGGAATTACACCCTGACAAAATCAGAGAATCTGCCGAAAAAATACGTCCGGACGCCACAGCGGCGGAGCTTTCAGAGGACAGCTTTGAAAAGTATTATTCTAACAGGGGAAAGGACGAAAAAATACCCAGATACCGGGCGCATCAAATGCATTACAGAAAGAGTGAATATCACATGCTGCACCTGACAGAAGGGATTGTATCTGTAAAGGAGCTGTTGAAAATTGCCCGTGCCCATAGTACGACTCTTACGGTATATCTTACGGCTGTATACCTGTGTGCCATTGCAAAGGATATGAGTGAAAAACAGAAGAGAAAGCCGGTGGCGCTGATGATTCCTGTGAATCTGAGAAACTATTTTCCTTCTGATTCTGTGCGGAATTTCTTTGGGTGGATTGACATTGGATATGATTTTTCCAGACAGAGTGAGAAGTTGGAGGACGTGATTGCCTTTACAGCAGCCTTCTTTAAGAAGGAATTGACGCCGGAGCGGATTGCTGCCAGAATGAATGGATTTATGCGTATGGAAAAGAATCCGTTTATGCGCCTTTTGCCTCTTCCGGTGAAGCTGTGGGGCATGCAGGCAGGGGCGAAATTGTCCTCTGCAAACGGTACGGCAGTGTTTTCCAATATTGGAAAAATCACTATGCCGGAGGAATGTGGGGAGTATATAGACTGGTTCGATTTTTATACCACAACGCCGAAAATGGAAATCTGCATGTGTTCCTTTGAGGATAACCTGACGATTAGTTTTACTTCCCAGTTTGCAGACAGTCCTGTGGAGCGGAATTTCTTCCGTATACTCACAGAAAACGGTACAAAGGTACGGATTATTTCCTGGAATGAAGAAGACTGGAAAGGGGGAAAATAGTCATGCAGTATTGCAGTAAGTGCAGAGTTTTTATAGAAAATCCTCATGAAAGATGTCCTCTTTGTCAGGGGAAATTAGAGGGAGAAGCCAAAGAGGAAGAGAAGCTTTTTCCAGATTTGACAGAGCAGAAGAACAGGCTTTTTCTTGGATTTCGGATGTTCACCTTTTGCTGTATTGCACTGATTGTGCTTGGGCTGGCAGCCAATGTTATGTTTCCTATGAAAATATTCTGGGCCGGTTTTTTGGCAGCAGCCGTGACGTGTATGTGGATACTTACCACAGTGGCTTTTGTAAAAAGAAGAAACCTTTTGAAAAATACACTTTGGCAAATGGTACTTTTGTGTGGTGTTTTTGTGTTCTGGGATTTCCTTACAGGTTACCGCGGTTGGTCCCTGGAATACGGAATTCCGGTTGTGATTCTGGCGGTTTTTCCGGTGCTTACAGTAATGGTAAAGCTTATGAAGCTACCCGCAGCCTATTATATGATTTATTATTTACTGACATGTGCAGCAGGGCTTTTGCAGCTTTTATTTTGGGCAGTGGGATTGATTGAAATGCATCGCCTCTGCGTGCTTTGCGGCGCTGTTTCCGC
This region includes:
- a CDS encoding helix-turn-helix domain-containing protein, whose product is MDEKRIRQFRELGLTISYYRKLKGLTQSELAQNVGLSRTHISNIEAPQVKTSLSLESLFDIADALDVPVKDFFDFRN
- a CDS encoding ATP-binding protein translates to MFIDKGQLLSDLNQLYTSQITRTVSLYSHPGMGKTRLLQEFSQGKNILYFKTPALPFEEIFSLFKQLCIRRLGASCENAKKFTDLFKVLSKASVNEPMVLILDDFTNWTAGNRRFPSMLQTLVQRADPKSRLLVLLCKPAALYEKERAKEASAFLLTPFSFFEMRKLYPNMTQEEQLLLYYITGGVPAYLKYFPADCSVQEKIRELFFRTDGIFYRLTETRTREYYSASPIMRAILASIGNSTRKLQEICDCTELTPSAAGSLLSSLASRNLVSRIVPVTENQGSRRALYLICDHVFRFWYTCVLPYLSEIEMGEGDKIFEEQIVPLLENYEKDTFPDICREFLELEEKMHTAPFSLQRIGRWWGQHPTKKRTEYISIAACSRDKILLGACFWTEEWLDVDTLYDLQKHASLFPDEEQWYYLFSKSDFVSGFETISGNHVHVFSLEKMCSLADAYLDSTV
- a CDS encoding sensor histidine kinase yields the protein MKLKTRIIISFFIIVLEPLIFTGLAFWAFSQYQFKAIEKQYGIENPTYQSLSNTAELVNNLTNEQAQLIQQVADVEPERFENIQYLTELNKELESMYSYLLVCEDRRIIYYGCEDYPSELVKKLAKVPEFTMGTSDGMYLGGKVQALVKRVDFHTDEVQEGSVFIVSNILETLPQIEELFQNMLVAVIIILSTTALGLTWWIYRGVISPLDKLRTATRRIKEGNLDFSISAEGVSEIAELCQDFEDMRQRLKENAEEKIEFDRESKELISNISHDLKTPITAVKGYVEGIMDGVANTPEKMERYIKTIYNKANEMDRLINELTFYSKMDTNKIPYTFNKISVTEFFDDCAEDLKMELDSKNVEFSYSNYVEPEVLVIADAEQIKRVVNNIVSNSLKYTSADKTRRINLRVKDVGDFIQVEIEDNGKGIAAKDLPNIFDRFYRTDSSRNSSKGGSGIGLSIVKKIMEDHGGKVWATSKENIGTVMYFVLRKYQEVPVNE
- a CDS encoding response regulator transcription factor, which encodes MSKILIIEDEEAIADLEKDYLELSGFEVEIENRGDVGLKRALEGEYDLFILDLMLPEVDGFEICREIRNQKNTPIIMVSAKKDDIDKIRGLGLGADDYMTKPFSPSELVARVKAHLARYERLIGTGMQENDIIEIRGLKIDKTARRVWINGEEKNFTTKEFDLLAFLAQNPNRVFTKDELFKEIWDMESIGDIATVTVHIKKIREKIEFNTAKPQYIETIWGVGYRFKV
- a CDS encoding Na/Pi cotransporter family protein; translated protein: MKITDFFSLLGGLALFLYGMQMMSNGLEAAAGNKMKQILEKLTANRFLGVLVGAGITAVIQSSSATTVMVVGFVNSGMMTLKQAVWIIMGANIGTTITGQLIALDVGQLAPLFAFAGVALIVFVKKQKVHHYGLIVAGLGILFIGMEMMSGAMMPLRESEAFVSLMTKFSNPVLGILAGMIFTAIIQSSSASVGILQALAASGLIGLPNAVFVLFGQNIGTCITAILAAIGTNRNAKRTTVIHLLFNVIGTTIFTIVCILTPLTSLVESFTPGNVSAQIANMHTLFNIVTTLLLLPFGTYLADLAVKILPEKKEEMEGVMHMEFIRPMETKRDTQIGLSAIAVTGIKNELHRMIGMAKENVDKSFVCVKDGKAGLLEEVREREDYIDYLNKEISKYISKVLVNESNPGDSQYISALFKVCGNVERIGDHAMNICEYTNMIEKQGITFSEEVKEEIDKMREVCGKALEFLVEIEDNSGKNIQAIEDFEQKIDDMTEDYRKKQLIRMQKGTCSEEGCIIYSEMLTDFERIGDHILNIGQEMGMGKVGA
- a CDS encoding putative ABC transporter permease → MSYTWSDLFWIFYIYSFAGWCAGVVANALRRKRFVNTGFLNLPLCPVYGVIGIAYSIFLPELVGELFFLFLGGSVLGLVIVVCTGVLLEQVFHRKWWDYSKTRFQFQGYLTLWHLLLFGIGAVVGIRFINPFLIRLVHMIPYEIELVLMAVLGALLLADALCCIATLFQLHHVVETMRFMDYVQDFTDDFGNALTRRVQKRMEKAYPNIEKNAVLHTPAKEKKSNIFAEGCCFYKVVGLFFIGAFLGDITETIFCRITAGKWMCRSSVVYGPFSIVWGLGCAFLTAFLYKYKDKSDRWIFLYGTVLGGAYEYICSVFTELAFGTVFWDYSKIPFNLGGRINLLFCFFWGIAAVVWLKILYPVFSGWIEKLPQKVGKILTWTAIVLMLADIVISGLALYRYSDRQVNPTPDNVLESFLDSHFDDARMDRRYPNAKILD
- a CDS encoding alpha/beta hydrolase → MNKAKQILLRALSDPEARLDVEKSRKLMNLKTLDPLKPFYRTLDTKFYREGREIPIRIYFPDTESYEALEDMEKGTMEDNVYPVILYIHGGGFVTESVDSYNRVCWNLAKHTGHVVVAIDYPLAPEYRFPTQIEDCYAVAKAVFADRSLLNTDPDSITIMGDSAGGNLTAALCLMARDRGEFSPARQILIYPCVNNNYEEHNGFLSLMENGKDYLLTRQNMMDYLEYYQSCKEDRKNPYFAPLLAKDFTNLPKTLVITGEFDPLRDEGEAFAEKLAQGGNQVVCHRIADGFHGFFLLEPFYPAVKEAYEYINEFLREKQENT
- a CDS encoding condensation domain-containing protein; its protein translation is MPGRERKWRSLENPAKIFPATSGKKDERVFRISCQMKEGIDPEKLQKALDLCVKDYELFLCVLRGGLFWNYLEETYLRPVVREEYKPPCSQLYVRDQKNLLFEVTYYKKRINLETYHALTDGTGALQFLKSLLYYYLKELHPDKIRESAEKIRPDATAAELSEDSFEKYYSNRGKDEKIPRYRAHQMHYRKSEYHMLHLTEGIVSVKELLKIARAHSTTLTVYLTAVYLCAIAKDMSEKQKRKPVALMIPVNLRNYFPSDSVRNFFGWIDIGYDFSRQSEKLEDVIAFTAAFFKKELTPERIAARMNGFMRMEKNPFMRLLPLPVKLWGMQAGAKLSSANGTAVFSNIGKITMPEECGEYIDWFDFYTTTPKMEICMCSFEDNLTISFTSQFADSPVERNFFRILTENGTKVRIISWNEEDWKGGK
- a CDS encoding DUF6320 domain-containing protein, giving the protein MQYCSKCRVFIENPHERCPLCQGKLEGEAKEEEKLFPDLTEQKNRLFLGFRMFTFCCIALIVLGLAANVMFPMKIFWAGFLAAAVTCMWILTTVAFVKRRNLLKNTLWQMVLLCGVFVFWDFLTGYRGWSLEYGIPVVILAVFPVLTVMVKLMKLPAAYYMIYYLLTCAAGLLQLLFWAVGLIEMHRLCVLCGAVSALVFVGLWIFRGKYVVEEMRKKTHM